The following are from one region of the Halarcobacter sp. genome:
- a CDS encoding AAA family ATPase yields the protein MFKRQRNCPPFDEFDRFLVSRENDDEVSELKRALISLMDFFQSISTDHKITILATTNYFDTLEPAFKRRFSFHYELLCNKEILEKYVESLNSKIPLELNYELPEEYLENSKTIADLKRAVREDLVKLLLEGKK from the coding sequence AAAAGACAAAGGAATTGTCCTCCTTTTGATGAGTTTGACAGATTTTTAGTTAGTAGAGAAAATGACGATGAAGTGTCTGAGCTGAAAAGGGCATTAATCTCCCTCATGGATTTTTTTCAGTCTATATCTACAGATCATAAAATCACTATACTTGCAACTACCAATTACTTTGATACTTTAGAACCAGCTTTTAAGCGTAGGTTTTCATTTCATTACGAACTACTATGTAATAAAGAAATATTAGAAAAATATGTAGAAAGCTTGAATAGTAAGATTCCTCTTGAATTAAACTATGAGCTGCCAGAAGAGTATCTTGAAAACTCAAAAACTATTGCTGATCTGAAACGAGCTGTCAGGGAAGACTTGGTTAAATTACTTTTGGAAGGTAAAAAATAA